DNA sequence from the Epinephelus moara isolate mb chromosome 3, YSFRI_EMoa_1.0, whole genome shotgun sequence genome:
AaccatagtgtagtttgtttataacCTAACGACAGCTTTTTCTACCAGTGATTGCATTGCATTTATTATTCAGAAAATCATAAAGGTGTTGTTTCTTTTTGAGTATCTTAAACACAAGTTTCATAAATGTTTGTCACAGAGCTTTTTtcctgcagtaatccaaaatccaatggaaaaatcccataggctttttgattAGGGATCCAGGGTGATGCTTACTTCTGTGTCAGCCTACGGAAAATCGTCATCCCTAAAGCATTCTAtggacatatatatataaaataaataaaatcctgagtAAGATCTATAAATATTTGATATGATATTTTGGCATGTATAAGTACTAAAACATCTCATGTTTAATTAAAGAACAGCGTAAACACAAATGATATACTTGAGCAATATGAGTAATAGACTGAGATGTGCCTTGTGCTTCCTCCTTGCCTCACGATTGGCCATGCTTGTTGAAAAAGATGGTGTGGCtctactgcagtccactttaAATGATAtggaacactgtgattggcttatAGACATCCCATTAAATACGTCTGTGAACTTGGGTGGAGCAGGGGGTGTGGGGGTCCTCCCTAGGAAGTTTTGATCAaaccctttttttcccctacaTTCTGATTAATGTTGATGctccaatttgtgccttttctgcatctaTGGAAATTTATTTCTTTCAAGGAAAACCCAAACTTCAGTCAGTTAATGAAATATAATGCAGCAAGACTGCCACCCATGCCAAATACAGAATGTAAAGGTATGTCATGCTGTGTGCTACTTCTGTTAGCAAAATGCATGCACTCAGTCCAAAAACGAGATAGTCTACAATATCAGGGTATTTAAGTGGAGGTAGTGCATTGGGGTCTGTAACGTGTCTGATGTTCAGTCAAGCACTGTACTTTAGTATGAATTTGAGGCTTTCACTTCACTTCAGTATTTCCATTtgatgctactttatactttgcCTCCACATTTCACTAGAGTTCCTCTGATACCAGTATCAGAAATGCCTTTGATACAGCCTAAAATGCTGGTTTAGGTATTGGTGAGTACATGAGTCTATGAAATGATGTAATTTATTAGTAAACCTCAAAGTAATTTTACACCTGGATAAAACAGCATTTTCCTGGAAAACAGTTCTTCTTCATCACTGTGAAACAGGAACCTACACAGCAAGTCAAGTTGTGTAGCCACTGGCAACTTCTGTTTTAGAGCAACAAAAAATTGATTTCCAGTGAAtagtgtaacgttagctgttagcaaaaTGTCAGCAATTTCTATGGCATTCATTCTCTGTATGTATTTGTTCCTGTTTTACAAAGGGTTTAATTTGAGCCATGGCATGCAAAAGTGACAGCAATCATTTCACATCCATGTTAGTGGTATACAgctgttaatttatttattctttaaccTAATGGTGTCAGACTGGTACTCAGTATCGGCCAATATGAGATTGGTGTCTACATTATACCAAATGTgagatcaggttttggacttGGATACAGGAAGGAAAAATGGTATCAATggtacatttcagagggaattATTGTAGTTTTTGCTCCAGTACACTTTTGACAGGTTGAATGTGTGAGCTAGTAGCTCTGTCTTGTCGATGTTGTCAGGGAGAAGAAGAATCTGGTCAAATCACCATACAACCTATAAACCAACAAATTACTCCAAACCAGCTCATCCATCACAACCTGTATTCATGTGACTCTGCTCATGCCTCAGTGGGGCGCAATATTGTTATCCATTTACTTATGTTTGCATGTCTTTTCCCAGATGTGCTGAACAGTGACAGCTCCTGTCCTGAGCTCCTCCTTTCTAACCTTAACTGTGGCACgctaagataaaaatattccaCATTATGAAAAGTGGATGTACACAAGTAGCCAATTTTTATCATGAATTAGATATAAGGCAAGGCCTGTACTGCGTGGTAGCTGTAGCTGTAACAGATTAAGCCTCATCACAACTGCAGTAACCACTTGTcagttaaaaagacaaagacgtTATATGCACTCAACTCAACTGTAGTCAGGTACTGGGATGGTAAGTTTATTTGAATTCAGTTATGATTAATGAAACTGTGAATTACACACAAAGTTACACGCAAAATTACATACAAATTTCAACGCAAcgtttattttacttttaaacatttttttcagcagttATCTTTCTTTAAGAGTCTTCTAATGAGGTGGTGATAggaaagataataataataataataatctgactGAACCGACAAGCCATGGCCCAATCACAGTTTGAAGTATAATTTATACTAATTATTGTAACTCAgagtaatgcagcctttaaaagggcagttcagattttttttaagtggggttatatgaggtacttatACATAGACAGTATATCACATACAGATGTCAGTCgacacgcccccagtttggagaagcaggctggagtccaacacgGATGCTCAGAAGTGTACTGccgtggaggggtcagcaacaaaacatattttagccgtgtaaaaaagtcccacctaaaaaaatcaatatcactttaagtgtacactatagtGAGAGTATTGTCACTGTTTTACCTTAATATCAGACAGTCATTTCCAACGGGAAAATGAAGCAGTTGGATCACTTTCTTCAAAgtcagactccactgagaaaaacattgatttaacATTACtgatcacaggagctgctggtctaccactgcctcgaacagttagtttgtttgtggtactgtgtgattttggtgtttAAAGGGGTTAGttttcagattcaccaaagtcacacaataacacaaactaactgatcaaagcagcagcagtccagcaactcctgtgttcagcaagctaaaattacaatttttttgtcagtggagtgtCTGGTGGCTATGGCAAGAGCatatggggaactgaagctgttaacggCCTCCCTATCGGAACGGGCTCCCTGACAGAAAGTTAAAGCAGTGACAATACTATTAATGTAGCATATACTTAAACTGATATAGATCGTTTAGGTGGACCTTTATTCAggaggctaaaatatgttttgttgctgacccccacccacagcagtgcattacttagtttttgtgtcagcctccagcctgcttctccaaactgtgaGGGTGCCtaccgccatctactgtatttaatacactgactatggataagtactcCATACAACCCTGcctcaaaaaatctgaactatccctttaaagttgcAACAGTGATGTCTTCCATACATGTCAGTTGTTGGTTGATGATGCTGCAAAGATTTGATTCTGTCTTCTTTGCCTAGTTGATGCAGAGATCGTATCAATTGATGCCTTCAACAAGTCTCCACCCAAAAGAGGTCTGGTGGTGGGCATCACATTCGTAAAGGTATTTGCATGTATTGAAGCTGACAACTCATAGCATGTAtatactttactgtaatgcttCTGTAATTATAGAAGCCTTGTTGATTATGGCTGAACTCCTGCAGGACTCTGGTGACAAAGCCACACCGTTCCTGAATATCTACTGTGACTATGAGCCTGGCTCTGAGTTCAACCTAGAGTCTATTGCACGTGAGTGAAGTGCTTTCTTTAAGTGTACATTGCACACTCTAACAGATGTTTCACATGCTGATCTTAGTGTATGTCTTTGAACAGAGAGTTGCCTGAATCTGGAGTTGCAGTTCACGCCCTTCCAGCTCTACCACACAGAGTAAGTTTGCTGCTGCACAGCTATGATTCACTTTGAACCAATGAGCAGTACATGCTAAATGCAGAGaggcatttagcagctaacttTGGAATTCACCCTGgccttttggtttcacaaagaTAGTTCAAGTTCATGCTACAGTTAGCATGGTGACGACTGCTGCAGGACAAACCAGCAAGGAGCAGGTTGTGTTCAAGATTACAGATCAAagcatatgaaaaaaaaacacatctcctGACCAATCAGTTGTGAGAACACCACTACATCATGCCAGTATGGACAAAATACCACAGTCACTGTCTTGTGCAACAAGACACAGTAACGTCGCTAACATGAAGGGGCAGgctttatgacctgtactgcagccagccaccaatCGAGGTGTTTTGACTTCACTTTTagatgacagtgtgtgtgtgtgtgtgtgtttatattctaTCAAGGGCGGggttgctttgagtgacaggctgtctgctgatagtgtcctacacttctcagtcagatcaacCCCTCGCTCCTCTACAGCGCCAGCGTAGGCCTGAAGTGACGAAGCCAGAAGCTCCTCTACAGCGCCAGCTTCAAACCACCAAGATGGTGACAACCGAAATGCTAAACTTGAGGCTTTaatagtccacaaaccaatggttgACGTCAtcgtagctacgtccattattttacagtctgtggtcctaaatacacaaaataagaggaaaataagaaaatccagGCGGAAAAATACATCATCATACAgagagtgggtcataagtgaatATTGAGAGGGTATACTTCTATAtgagtctgttttttgtttttggaagaTCCTGCATAGTATGTCTTTAATTTTTACCCTCCTGAAACATAACTTAATTGAATTATGAGAGTAAAAGAATCATTTAACCTATCTCATTCAGCATGCTGCTCCGAATCTGTTATCTCCTGGAGTTCATGAATGTGTTTCAGTGTCCTTATGATCATCATGTTGTCAGTCAGCAGCTTCTGTGCAGACAGTAAACATGACAGTGTGAGTGTATGTGGATGTAACTGTCTAAAAGCAgcctgttctctctctgtcagagtGCAGTGTGACgatggaggcagagagacagtGTTCCTGCTCAGTGGTCATGACCAGAAGATCCACCTATACAAGGAGGTCAGACCAGGGATTGggtgaaactgtgtgtgtgtgtgtgtgtgcgagagagaaaAGACTTTGATCAAAACTTGAAAATATAGATTTAATCCTTTCCTCCtcattatgtatttatgtatgaaTGTATAAATTTGAATACATATGTGTTAATGTGAGTGTTATTATGGAGCCCGCCTGGTAACATttgcaaaaaagaaacattgtgcGGCTCAATTGATTAATAATTTATGGAAACAAGATCCTATTCCATGGCCATGACTTTCTTCATGCATTAGAATCAGACTGCTTCTCAAATTATCACTGAAATCATTTAAGAAAATTGTACATTTCATGTATTTAACTGTTTTTGTATTGCATTTTAAGTGGATGCTGTACTTGCTCATTTATGGTGTGTGACAGTTGTGCTTGTCtgcttgtgtttattgttgtaacAATGTTTATGCTGCCATCCCATCTAGGCCAGGTCACTCagatatgtgtatatatatatatgtatatactgtatatgtatgaaAAGAAAATCACCCTCTCACCCTCTTAGGGTGTTGTCTGTGTCATCCTCAAGCtcgggtcctctaccagaggcctgggagtttgagggttctgcacagtatcttagctgttcctaggactgcacactTCTGGACTGAAGCTTCAGATGTTGttcctggaatctgctggagccactctgcCAGTTTGGGGGTGACTACCCCGAGTGCTCCTACTGTCACGGGGACCACTTCAACTTTGACCTTCCACATCTTTTCCAGCTGTTCTTTCAACCCTTGATACTTCTCCGTCtttttgtgttccttgtttctgatgttgctgtcgGCTGGTATCGCCACATCTACCACCACTGCCCTCTTCTGGTTTTGTCAACCATCACTATGTCCGGTTGGttagccagcagctgtttgGCAGTCTGGAATCTGAAGTCAAACAGGATCTTAGCCCTGTTGTTCTCAACCACCTTTGGTGGTGTGTCCCATTGGGATTTGGGTACTTTGAGTCCATACTGGatacagatgttcctgtacactatcccAGCCACTTGGTTGTGCCTCTCCATGAACACTGATCCTGcttgcatcttacaccctgccaCTATGTGCTGGACCGCCTCAGgggcatctttgcacagcctgcaccttgGGTCTGATCTGCTGTGGTAGACCCTGGCCTCTATGGCACTTGTGCTTAAGGCCTGTTCTTGTGCTGTGATGATTAGTGCctctgagctgtctgtctgtccagcattctccagccactggtaggTCTTCTTGATATCAGCCACTTCCTCTATCTGACGGTGGTATGCACCATGTAGNNNNNNNNNNNNNNNNNNNNNNNNNNNNNNNNNNNNNNNNNNNNNNNNNNNNNNNNNNNNNNNNNNNNNNNNNNNNNNNNNNNNNNNNNNNNNNNNNNNNNNNNNNNNNNNNNNNNNNNNNNNNNNNNNNNNNNNNNNNNNNNNNNNNNNNNNNNNNNNNNNNNNNNNNNNNNNNNNNNNNNNNNNNNNNNNNNNNNNNNNNNNNNNNNNNNNNNNNNNNNNNNNNNNNNNNNNNNNNNNNNNNNNNNNNNNNNNNNNNNNNNNNNNNNNNNNNNNNNNNNNNNNNNNNNNNNNNNNNNNNNNNNNNNNNNNNNNNNNNNNNNNNNNNNNNNNNNNNNNNNNNNNNNNNNNNNNNNNNNNNNNNNNNNNNNNNNNNNNNNNNNNNNNNNNNNNNNNNNNNNNNNNNNNNNNNNNNNNNNNNNNNNNNNNNNNNNNNNNNNNNNNNNNNNNNNNNNNNNNNNNNNNNNNNNNNNNNNNNNNNNNNNNNNNNNNNNNNNNNNNNNNNNNNNNNNNNNNNNNNNNNNNNNNNNNNNNNNNNNNNNNNNNNNNNNNNNNNNNNNNNNNNNNNNNNNNNNNNNNNNNNNNNNNNNNNNNNNNNNNNNNNNNNNNNNNNNNNNNNNNNNNNNNNNNNNNNNNNNNNNNNNNNNNNNNNNNNNNNNNNNNNNNNNNNNNNNNNNNNNNNNNNNNNNNNNNNNNNNNNNNNNNNNNNNNNNNNNNNNNNNNNNNNNNNNNNNNNNNNNNNNNNNNNNNNNNNNNNNNNNNNNNNNNNNNNNNNNNNNNNNNNNNNNNNNNNNNNNNNNNNNNNNNNNNNNNNNNNNNNNNNNNNNNNNNNNNNNNNNNNNNNNNNNNNNNNNNNNNNNNNNNNNNNNNNNNNNNNNNNNNNNNNNNNNNNNNNNNNNNNNNNNNNNNNNNNNNNNNNNNNNNNNNNNNNNNNNNNNNNNNNNNNNNNNNNNNNNNNNNNNNNNNNNNNNNNNNNNNNNNNNNNNNNNNNNNNNNNNNNNNNNNNNNNNNNNNagactcattgcaagttatcgcaaacgcttgattgcagaagttgctgctaagggtggcccaaccagttattaggtttagggggcaaacactttttcacacagggccatgtagctttggatttttttcttcctcattaataaaacccttcatttaaaaactgcattttgtgtttacttgtgttatctttgactaatgtttaaatttgtttgatgatctgaaacatttaagtgtggaaaacatgcaaaaaagtaagaaatcaggaagggggcaaacactttttcacaccactgtatgtatgtgtgtacctttttttctttttcaaactttTGATGTCACTCTTATGTCTCTGGACAGCCATCTGGAACTTAAATGATCTCGTTCCcatgcataaaaaaaagtcatggccAAActatttatcaatcaatcaatcaatcaatcaatcaatctttatttgNaaaacatgcaaaaaagtaagaaatcaggaagggggcaaacactttttcacaccactgtatgtatgtgtgtacctttttttctttttcaaactttTGATGTCACTCTTATGTCTCTGGACAGCCATCTGGAACTTAAATGATCTCGTTCCcatgcataaaaaaaagtcatggccAAActatttatcaatcaatcaatcaatcaatcaatcaatctttatttgtatagcacttttcctacattaaaaatgcagcacaaagtgcttcacagaataaaaacaaacaaaaatactacatacatattgaaaacccgcccctcccacccccacatataaacacacacacacacacacacacccaagaTTCATTTGTCAGAACAATCTTAGCTTAGAATCACATCACGTGATCTTCCTCAGTAGAGTTCCCCAGCTGTTGTAGAAATAGATGTTCACTTTAAGCTCTCCTCATCTACTTAAAAATTTAGTTTGAAAGTTCATCCTTGACCCTGGAATCAACAACAAGATTCATTGTTCTGTCAAAGAGAGGACTTGTGGATTAAACAGGATGAAAGATAcaggagggattttttttttcgtaGCAGAAGAGATGAAACAAGATGGTAATGAGTTTTGCATATCTGTAGGAGACGTTCACTTTGATCCATCATGCAACATTAACATCAGAGCATCATTCATCGTGACTCTCCTGTTTCCGACAGAACGCCTCCCTCCACCAGTTTGAAGAGCAGCCAGTGGAGAGACTCTTCCCTGAACTACAACAACTGCCCAGCAAGTTAGTCTGAGGTCCTTTTGGACTGTTAGCTATGAATCTGTTATGTTTGAATGTGTGGGGTCAGGTAAGGGATTGGATGATTGAGACCATCAGCAACTTGTAAGtcactttatgtttttgtggGTTCATCAGCTTCATGATTTTCCTGcataatttaatttactttattcaCAAAGCTTGTGTCAAAAGAATATCCTGGTTATGCTCAGCCAGTGGATCTGGTAGATACAAGAATGTCAAAGTTAAAACCACTCAGATCTGATTTACAAAGGACTACTAAAATACAGAAAGCCCAAAAAAAAGTCGCAAAAATATCTGAAGACAGTCTGAAGTGCCATTGCAAATTTAAAACTAAAGGTTACAAAAGAGAACAGACAACAGACAATATAAAATCCAACTGATCAGAAATCAGtcaacaatcaatcaatcaatcaattttatttataaagcccaatatcacaaatcacaatttgcctcacagggctttacagcatacgacatccctctgtccttatgaccctcgcagcggataaggaaaaactcccccaaaaaaaaccctttaacggggaaaaaaccagtagaaacctcaggaagagcaactgaggagggatccctcttccaggacggacagacgtgcaatagatgtcgtacagaacagatcagatcagcataataaaacAGTGCTCACAGTAAGGCAATGATACAATATATagagaataaagtcaaacaTCACCAGCGTACCTGTAAGCTGAAGGCGAAACAATTGATGTTCCACGACTGTCCTATCGCAAAAAGCAAATACTGTTTGTCATTAGCTGAGCTATATGTATGTATGATGCATAACCCTCTGTGTCTTCCCTCCCTCCATGCAGTGTGCTATGGTTGGATATGTTGAGTGTAGCTGGTGACCGGCGACTCTCAGCGTTTGGCTGTCAGAATGGCTGTGTTGGACTGGCTCTGGTCAGCCAGACAGGACCAGGTGAGGGAGATCAAATGCAGAATCATGGTTCAGATCAAACACGTGACTCCTTTTCACACTGTTTCCCAAAGTGTGATTGAGGAATACAGTGAAGTCCTGCCTTCCTTCCTCCATGTATGCTGAACATATCTGCCCTTTTGACCACACTCCTATGTTGCCTTATATATGTGGCCAGTGTGCTTATACCGAAAGCCTCCTACAGGCTATGAGATTTTATCAATCCTATAATTTTAGTGCAAGCTACACTGTACAACATGTATCTAATAAACTTGTTtatgacatcaagtttgatgtatcCAGACTGTACAATGACAACATGAAACAGTAGAAGCACTTAAGCAACCCGGTGAGTgcgccattagcatcaagcaaGCAAAGAACGTTATTGTTTCATCATGGAGAaggatataaaggaataaaattcacaaatagTGTCTTGGCTTTTACTGACCACAACTGCAAAGGGCACCagtttcatttgaaacagaataCATTAGAAATGGGCCTTTATTTCCAGACACAGgcctttatttctcatttcctcagtatttttttcattttaatttttaatccGCTCCTGTTTGGCCTGTAACATTTAATGCATCGCACCGTCAATTCCAACTACACActttcttttaaaattaaaaactccttttcatttcttttgagagaatcccttcattttctaaaaaggcttttattgtgaaacatttgcaggaacttgttgtggaggattcagtgacttgcatagttTTCATGCAGTACTTagaatgtagctcctgccatctggtggcatgCTTTTCATTACTACAATGAAAGTTTggctgggacatgaacagccATACTGACcgaagtaataataatagtaacaatgataaaaacaggacaagaataatcTGATGACATCACGCATGTCATAAAAGACGACCAGGAAAGATTGGTCGTGGACCAacatgtagtctgtcatgtctgtcagccaagtcaTGACAAGATTTTGACTCCACCATtgcctaatctgacatagtgactgtcggaatggacaaaaatgttgtgtagtctgAACCCTGCATAAATCTACTCTTAAATGTAGAGACGATGTCAGCCTCCTGGACCAAAACTGGAGCATGGGTCCACAGAAGAAGAACCTGATAGTTAAAGGCTCTGGCTCCCATTTTGGAGACTCTGAGAATTCTGGGAATTTTGGGCCATTTTATAGACTCTGGGAACCACAAGTAGCCCTGCATTTTCAGaatgcagtgttctggtgggctCACGCTGTCACTAGGAGCAGCTGAGTTAGAAAAGAATGCTCTGTCTCCTACTTCTTCCTCTAATTTTATGAAGTTTGAGATGTCAGGAATTTTTGACAGCAATCATAGCTCCCTCTTTGTCAAAACACTACCGAAGTGTGTCTGCAAACCTCTGGCAAAATGGCTGCAAAGTCTCCATCACTGACAGTTACATGTAAATGAAACCCAATATTAACACTACTGTAATAGATTAATTTATTGTAAAAGGAGCTAAATAGACATATCTGGTTTCTTGCTTGATAATGAACTGCCacaaatacactgctcaaaaaaatgaaggaaacaCTTAATCGTCACAGTGTAACACCAAGttagttaaacttcagggatatcaatctgtccatgtaggaagcacaagtgattgtgaatcaacttcacctgctttggtgcaaatgaaagtgacaacaggtgaaatggagaggcaaaagcaagacaacccacACTGAGTAcgtgacaggcgtgaaagagtctggagacggcGTGGGGAATGTTATgttgcctgtaacatcatcaaGCATGcccggtttggtggtgggtcagtgatggtctggagaggtatatccttggagggttgcCCAGACCTCCTGGTGTCATTCAGTGTGGGAATTGTAAAGATAACTACATTGTGACTACATTTCACGCTCAGAATTCAGACAGGTAGACAGTCAGAATAGTGTAAAATAAATAGGGAGTGATTtcagtcaaagtcaagtcatatatgtcacctgtgtgggtgtacCTGTTTGCAGGGGCTTTACAAATATTATACCAATAAGTAAATTCTTAACTGCACAAGTAGTTTTCAAAATATAAATCGTGTATAAATTCTGTCTTGGGTCTGAATTAAATGACTACAAGACACAGATCATTAATACCGTAGGTCCATGCCAAGGTGTGCTTTAAGGATAAAtcatttatctgtttttgttttgtttttttaatcagaggTTTTGCAGAGCTGGCGGTTCCAGTTTGACAGTCCAATCTCGTCAGTGCTGCTGTTCCCTCTGAGAGTCCAAACTGAGTCCAGTCAGCCCAGTGGAGACAAAAGTATGTTACTGCTCTGTTTCACTTTCACATCTCCAGACTtgtgtccctgtctgtctctgtttcagtTTGCTCTTTTGGATAAACAGTTTAACTTGTCTGGTTGTCACTGTGGATaagtctgtttaaaaaaaacaaggattttgattctctgtcttttcttcttcAGGTGTGCAGACAGAAGGCTACAACCTCCTAGTAACCAGTACTATAGAGATGGCAGTTGTCTACAGGTCAGTATCTGACAACTTTATCAGTGGAGTGATCACTCAGTTTTGTGCATTTTCACTCATCTCTCTGGTTGAGAAAATGGCTCTAGGCTGTatttgtgttatgtgtgtgtgtgtgtgtgtgtgtgtgtgtgtgtgctttctcAGAGATGTCCAGGAGCAAGGCTTGTCTCACCCTGTGTGCCTCTCAGAGAGTGACCAGTGGGATGCAGTGCTTTGTGCTCTGGTAATTGACCTGGATTTTGACGGGCAGAAGGAGGTGCTGTTGGGAACGTACGGGCAGGTCAGAGCTTCTCTTTACTAGTGGACTTTATTAGTAGCACTTTAAAGGACAAAGCTGGACATATTCTAGATTTGTTACCaataaatcccatgaaaagatcaAAGGCAATGATGCCTTCGTCCTTCTTTTCAACTTATCTGTAACTTAGGCTCAGTATTTCCCTAAAAGAGCTGGACACTGTAAATGTTACTCAAATGTTACTCAAATGGGGAAGTAGTGAATTTGTCGGGGTCTGTTTACAGaggtggattaatccacatttggtgcattTGTGAGTGTTTGGGGTAGCAGGATGGTGTTCATGggactgagtcaaaataaactacagtgttaCCTGTTTTCTTCCAACATGGAACCAGTTATTTTCCAGTTCCTGCACCTTATTTTAAACTGTTCAGAACATTAGACTATAAATA
Encoded proteins:
- the kptn gene encoding KICSTOR complex protein kaptin; the protein is MLRESYPFVEDSFSRFPSQSNIYGLCQAGEQELLAATLKGKVVCFRYQELQHKIRPVAKEVQFTYIPVDAEIVSIDAFNKSPPKRGLVVGITFVKDSGDKATPFLNIYCDYEPGSEFNLESIAQSCLNLELQFTPFQLYHTEVQCDDGGRETVFLLSGHDQKIHLYKENASLHQFEEQPVERLFPELQQLPSNVLWLDMLSVAGDRRLSAFGCQNGCVGLALVSQTGPEVLQSWRFQFDSPISSVLLFPLRVQTESSQPSGDKSVQTEGYNLLVTSTIEMAVVYRDVQEQGLSHPVCLSESDQWDAVLCALVIDLDFDGQKEVLLGTYGQELLCYKFQPAGRGRDGQFQLQWRRSFKSPLLSVIYLDLTGDGLRELAVLTLKGLHILQHTLTSTADLVLERLALRVSALAAGSELESTEAQDTKEKDAPAKKEECTPST